The genomic region AATCCCCGTATGTTGAAGAACTTGCAGCGTATATAAATCGCTGTATCTTGGCATCACGTGCCGCTACAAGCATGTTCAAGAAACCGGAAACATTCACTTGATTACTGGTAATTGGATCATTTATTGACCGTGGTACAGAACCCAAAGCAGCTTGATGCAGAACATAATCAATATTTTCACAAGCTTGATGACAATCATTTAAGTTTCTAATGTCACCTTCAACCAATTTAAAATTTGAATTCGATAAAAGATGATCAATATTGTCCTTTTTGCCTGTCGCAAAATTATCGAGACATACGACTTTGTTGTTATTTTTCAATAAAGCCTCGCAGAGATTGGATCCTATAAAACCAGCCCCACCGGTAACTAAAATGTTCTTTTCAGGACTAAGGTTTAACGTGTCTATGTTCATAGTATGAATTTTCAAGCGCAAAGATGTGGAAAACATCTTAGAAAACAGTAGATTTTTACTTTAAGTAACCCTTATTATCGTTGAAACTAAGCAATTGAATTTCAATTTTAATAATTTACACGTTATTGAATAGGTTTTGGTTGCTCTTCGCTGCTAATCAATGGCTTATTGCTATTGATTCATGAAATAATGATTTTTGTACCAATCAACAAATTTTTTGACACCTTCGGTAATATCGGTATTTGGCCTATAACCGTAATCCTTTACCAAATCATCTACATTTGCCCATGTTTTTTTTACATCGCCTGGTTGCATTGGCATCAATATTTTTTGTGCTTTTGCACCCAAGTTTTCTTCAATGGCTTCAATAAAGTCCAATAATTTGACAGATTTGTTGTTACCTACATTATAGATTTTGTACAAGTCTTTTTCTCTTGGTTTTTTTTGAAGTATCTCAAGTATTACATTGTTTACATCTTCTATATATGTGAAGTCCCTTTCTAGATTACCGTCATTGAATACTTTGATCGGTTTGTTTTGCATTATAGCTTGGGTAAATAGGAAAAGTGCCATATCTGGGCGGCCCCATGGACCATAAACCGTAAAAAATCGTAAACCTGTTGTGGGTATATTGTACAAATGACTGTAAGTATAGGCCATAAGCTCATTACTTTTTTTCGTGGCCGCATATAAACTAATGGGGTTGTCCACATTGTCCGATGTTTCAAAAGGAATTTTCTCGTTCATACCGTAAACGCTTGAACTACTAGCATACACAAGATGTTTGATCGTATATTTTTTACTGCATTCCAATATGTTCAAAAAACCAACGATATTACTGTCAATATAAGCTTCTGGATGTTCCAGACTATAACGCACCCCAGCTTGGGCCGCCAGGTTACATACGATATCAAATTGTTCATTTTCGAAAAGCCCGGGCAGTGCATCTTTATCTTCAAGATTTAACCGAATAAATTTGAAGTTATCGTATATGCTACTTGTTGCTATGGTTCCGAATGATTCTACATTTTTTTGCTCTATTCCCAATTGGGTTAGTCTATCGTATTTGAGCTCTACGTTGTAGTAGTCGTTGATATTGTCTAAACCTACTACATCATGACCATTTATCAAACAGTTGTGGCATACATGATAACCAATAAAACCAGCAGCGCCTGTTACTAGAATTTTCAATTGTATTGTTTTTGCAAAGATGCGAAATCATTTTTTAATCTTTTTATTATACACCTTAAGGTATATGGGATTCAAGAAGAGTTTCCCTTTTGTTTTGATATTCAAATACCTTTAATAAAATTGTTGCGTATTTTAAAAGAATAAGATGTTGACATGTTGGTTAGATTGCTTTTGAGAAACGAAAAATAGCACTTCTACATGGCTCAGCAGAACTATCGAGAACAATTTGATTATAATTTCCATTCTGGATGCGTATT from Costertonia aggregata harbors:
- a CDS encoding NAD-dependent epimerase, whose protein sequence is MKILVTGAAGFIGYHVCHNCLINGHDVVGLDNINDYYNVELKYDRLTQLGIEQKNVESFGTIATSSIYDNFKFIRLNLEDKDALPGLFENEQFDIVCNLAAQAGVRYSLEHPEAYIDSNIVGFLNILECSKKYTIKHLVYASSSSVYGMNEKIPFETSDNVDNPISLYAATKKSNELMAYTYSHLYNIPTTGLRFFTVYGPWGRPDMALFLFTQAIMQNKPIKVFNDGNLERDFTYIEDVNNVILEILQKKPREKDLYKIYNVGNNKSVKLLDFIEAIEENLGAKAQKILMPMQPGDVKKTWANVDDLVKDYGYRPNTDITEGVKKFVDWYKNHYFMNQ